One Paraglaciecola mesophila genomic region harbors:
- a CDS encoding haloalkane dehalogenase, which produces MKSLLSSILAATAFIATIGAFANAQEIKSQEQNYYKGYKVAPMDIPSTTKYTHEYVDILGSKMAYIDVGEGDPILFLHGEPTSSYLWRNVMPHLEGQGRLIAPDNIGFGKSDQPEMDYTFGDQYPYFEAFVKKLDLKNITLVVHDWGSGLGLHYARQHPDNIKGIVTMEALMAPLLPAKTWEDYPKHKAKFSKMIRSEDVGRKMVIEDNWFLKVAVPAAIVRPLDKAAHEEYLKPFPTEKSRIQVYQWPKELPINGEPAATEKVISAYNKWLEETEIPWLYLYATPGSQNPPEAADYWEKRAKNIQITYIGNGIHYVQEDQPYAIGRAIHDWYRRINK; this is translated from the coding sequence ATGAAAAGTCTATTATCCAGCATACTGGCCGCTACTGCCTTTATAGCCACAATAGGAGCATTTGCGAATGCTCAAGAAATAAAGTCTCAAGAACAGAATTATTACAAAGGATACAAGGTTGCGCCAATGGACATCCCCTCGACAACAAAATATACCCATGAATACGTCGATATTCTTGGTTCAAAAATGGCTTACATTGACGTTGGTGAAGGCGATCCGATTTTATTTTTACATGGAGAGCCAACGTCATCGTATTTGTGGCGTAATGTCATGCCTCACTTAGAAGGGCAAGGCCGATTAATTGCGCCGGATAATATTGGCTTCGGAAAATCAGATCAACCTGAGATGGATTACACGTTTGGCGATCAATACCCTTATTTCGAAGCATTCGTTAAAAAGCTTGATCTAAAAAATATAACGCTTGTCGTTCACGATTGGGGCTCTGGTCTTGGCTTACATTATGCGCGGCAGCATCCCGACAATATTAAAGGCATTGTTACAATGGAAGCGTTAATGGCGCCGTTGCTACCAGCAAAAACCTGGGAAGATTATCCAAAACACAAAGCAAAATTTTCGAAAATGATTCGTAGTGAAGATGTGGGTCGCAAGATGGTTATTGAAGACAATTGGTTCCTAAAAGTTGCGGTACCTGCAGCCATTGTTCGTCCGCTAGATAAAGCAGCACATGAAGAATACTTGAAACCTTTTCCCACTGAAAAATCACGCATTCAGGTTTATCAATGGCCAAAAGAGTTGCCAATTAATGGTGAGCCAGCAGCTACGGAAAAAGTGATCAGCGCTTATAACAAATGGCTGGAAGAAACTGAAATCCCTTGGTTGTATCTTTACGCCACACCGGGCTCTCAGAATCCGCCAGAAGCGGCTGATTATTGGGAGAAACGCGCTAAAAACATCCAAATTACATACATTGGTAATGGTATTCACTATGTGCAAGAAGACCAGCCCTATGCCATCGGGCGTGCAATACATGACTGGTATCGTCGTATCAATAAGTAG